The DNA region CATAAGGTAATCTGTTCTTTGCTAAGCAGGTTGGTGTCAAAGGAAATCCCCAAGGCTTCAACCAGGGTCTGGATTGCGATGTGATCGTAGCTGAGGTATGTACTTTGCCCAGGCATCCAAAGATCCACATTTTAAAACTGCTATCAGTTAttctagtcaggtatattcttatCCCAGGTTTTCTCATTGGGATCATAAACATAAATGGAAAGGGCTAGAATTGCAATCTTGGGTTAACTTAAAAGTAGCTAGAGCTTTTATTTCCTAGGTTCGTTCCACTAGTCATAAACCAGATGAAATCTATGGCATGATTGAAAGACTGTCCCCTGGCACTCGCAAGATTGAGTTATTTGGACGACCACACAATGTGCAACCGAACTGGTAAGGTGACCAGAGAACATGCTAGCCCCCAAAGGCAAAACTGTTTATGGTCAAGGACAGAAGTTAGTAGAGCTTCACCTCACATTCCACTAGTCTATAAATGGGCTTCAGAGGATTCTTAAGCAACCAACATTCATTGGGAACCCAACAGGTTTTAAGATTTAAACCACTGCTCTTAAGGTCTCCACTGTTACAACCTCAAGATCTTCGTTATTCTATGGGATGTACTGAATCTGCCCCCTGGTGGTTACTGAGAATCTGTGTAATCTGTCAACAATTTTAATCTTTCATCCTGTTAGTAGAGCTTTAAAAGACGTGCTGCTAGCATTTCACTAATCCAAAGAATACTCACTGGCAGCAGCAACTTTGTGAAGTAGGCCTGGTTAAACTAAGTTATTGACCCTTAATTAGTACAGATCCAGCCTTTTTTAACACCAGAATCTGTGCCCAATTTCTAACCAGCCATACTACCATATACTATACTAATATTaagatctttttaaaagaattggcACAAATATTCAATGAGATGATAGGCAGTCTTAATAAAAAGTACACATCTTTTAACATTATTAAGCCTTTAAATTCCAGGATTTTGATttgccccatctttccccttgCTTCAGGATCACCCTTGGAAACCAACTGGATGGGATCCACCTACTAGACCCAGATGTGGTTGCCCGGTTCAAGCAAAGGTATCCAGATGGTATCATCTCTAAACCTAAGAATCTATAGAAGTACTTCTAAACCTAAGCAGCCATAGCCATGGCTCTTGCAGGCTGCACCTGAAGAGTAATATTTGTACAatagttttttttccttatttaaataaaagtttgtaTTGTAGTTGGGATTTCAAGGTcaagttctggctctgccacttaacagTGTGTGATCTTGTGTAACTCATCTCTCAGTATGATTACTTATACGTAAACTGGGAATAttacctacctcatggggttgcTGTAAGGGTTCAAACTAAATGCATGGAAGGcattaaaatattgattatacTGTATAGGATCAAAGTGATTAGCAATTAGTGCTAGTAAACACGGTAATCAAGAAGGGGtttctctgggacaacatttctCAAGGTAAGATTTGAGTTTCATTTAAGATTATCATCACTAGGCCTATCATGCTCGAAATGTTGCTTATTCTGTTACAACTATGTGGCTTTGCTAGTCTATTATTCATTCGtttatttctaagaaaaatgaaataagcacatcttacattaaatttaaataagtgcCCAGAGTATGCAGAGAATTAGCCTATATATTATATAAGTGAAAACACCTCTGGCCtatcttttaaaagatgtttcATCAAACACAAGTGAACACAACTTCTTTAGACTTTGGTGAAACCTCTTATATTAAGGATATAGAGTTCTGCCTTTTGCACTCATAAACTGTGATAACTGAGATAAGGAAGAGCATTGACTACAGAAATACTGTtgcagagaaataaataaaagacgcTCCTAGGTGATGTTATTTTCTCTACAGCCCAGTGTGCTTACTATGTTGAAAACCTTTGTTCTCAAAATAATGAATGTGCAGATGTGACAGTAATAGTTCCCTGTTTAAGAGGTAACCTTTAATGCAGCCTTTTTTTAGCCCCTTTAAAATGGATGCACACAGTGATGTTTCCTCCTAGGCTCAAAGCTGAGTATTATCCTATCGTTTTAATAGTATTTTAGGCAAGTCCTATGACAATTATACCAACAAGTTTTCCTCAAACAATTCCCCACCCCTAGCCACCACCCCTATGTTCTGCTTGTTCATATGCCCTTCACCCTTTCCTCTGTTATTATCACTGATATCTCTGCTTGTATGTGAAAGTAAAAAGCAATTCCAGCAAACTCAATGGCCCTGCTTCATAGCCTGGCCCCtgtagaagagagagaaaaggggagaaacGTGAAGGACATAAAGGACCATCATGGGTTGAGATCAGGCACTACCAGAAGCCCAGCTTGTCTTAAAAACAGGCTCGGTGGACATGTTCCCAGCAGGTAAGTCTTCACTGGCTTGGAGAACAGGACTATTTCACGAACACTACTGTGTTTGAGTTTCTAGAGGCTACCCAGGCCAAGAAGACATccctaagaaagaaaaagatacacacaAACTCAGAATTACAGCCtagatacattctttttaaactttgtcTTAAACAAATAGGTTGACAGATATCACCCAACAGGAATATAAGGGCAGTGGGCCTAAGAGTCAGAAGTATAGGCAATCCTAATTTACTTTGGAGGATTTGAGATAGGAAATACCAATGCCTTGTTTCATGGATGTAGGTCAATCTCAGGAAAATTGGGGAAATGGGCAAAATCTTCAGAACGTCTTCCCTTTCCCCCTATACTTAGCACCTTATTGTGCTACTCACCACCTATCCATTCCTTCTCAAATTCTAATTCCCTAAGAGGTCTGATTTGCACTAAGGAGATAAGCTAAACTAATAGTCAGTCACCAGCAGCTTGAtgtgtcatatttttaaagagcaCACACAGAGGTAATGTACCTGAAAAGTGTGAACTGCTCATTATGTCATCTTTATCTACATGGCAAATGTAAGCTCTTTTTAAGCAGGGGAACTTCTCTAGTAGCTTCTACAATCAGATGTATATAGCAGCCTACTCTACCTAAGGAACGGTGGTACTGATGATATGCTCAGGGTTACTGTGTTTTCCAACACAGTTAATTTAGCCATACTTGAATTGTCAGGAGGGGAACTGAGCTCACCTGCAGTGCTTCACCACGCACTCATTGCTGCAGTACTCATTGTCCCAGTCCTTACTCACAACGGGAGGGTTCTCACAGCCGGACCTCACACATCGAGGCTGGGGTGAGAGCGTCACAGGAGACCCACTCAccaattcaacatccatttgagAAGGAGACTCAACctgtgagagggagagagcacCAAAGATGGATTGGATTGCTACTTACCTAGCTACCAGCTAGTCAAATTAACTCTAGGATCCAGTGGAGCAACAGGTGTTACAGTCCCTCACAGACGGGGGTACAGTTCCAAGAGAAGGTGAGTTCTTGGTCTTCTCTATATCCAGCTTTAgaattgtgccatgcagattgaCATGAAGATGCTTCCTATAAGGGGAATGCTGCCATACTGCTAGTGTTTAATCTTAATTTTACCGATCACTGACTTTATTCTACAGTTGAATAATCTTCCTCTGAAAATATCAAATCAATAGAATGTGAGTAGAGGTTGGGTCACCTCAACTAAGATCAGAGACTAAGAAGATAAAATGTGGTGCCattagcaaaaaggaaaaaaacttagaGATTAATAGTTTCCTGGTtttgcaggggtggggtggggtggtatttttctttaaaatgactgCTTCATTAATTGTGGAGCTACAGTCACAAACAGACCCATATTTCAAAATGACTACTGGTCAGGTACAAGTTAAAACTAGGATAAATTGGCATGTTTGTTTCTGAAAAGACTCAATGATACTAACCAGTTGAATTTTTCTACCTGTATTCCCTACCCATCCCCTTACTTAAAAACATGAAGCCAAGCAGTCAAGGTTTGGGAGAAATggaaggatttatctccaaagcTTTGGATCCTTGGGTAAGACACCTGAAAAATAACTCTATGCTTAGGCTATATCTTTAGTTGACTACCGTTATTACTTCTGCTTAGTTAAGGAGTAGTCTAGGATAGGAGGCCCTCTTAATGTTTCTCGCCAAGAACACTACAGAGTATCTTGCAGGGAACTGACAGGATATTTCATACGCCTAGTTGTGCCAGGCATTAAATGCTAGTAGCAACCCCTGCTTTTATTAGATCAACCAAAAATGCTTACACATTTTCACTGGTCTAGAGGAAATACTTGAAAACATAGGCTCACCTCAGGAACTACATCTGTGATCATCTCACAGATTGTCTCAGGAGAGGTTTCCTCCACTGTGTGGGTCTCAGGGCTGCTGTTCACAGGCCGCTCCGGACTCCTTTCTACAGGTGGTGGAACCAAGGTAGTCTGCATTTTTAGAGTGGGCGGAGGCACAAGCTTGACCTGCAGTGGCGGCGGCTGCTGCTGTAGATTGATTCGGAATTTCTGAGGCGGGGGCTGCTGCATGGCCTGCAGCGGGGGAGGCTGCTGGAGAATGGCGACTTGTTGCTGAGTCGGGGGCTGAGGCATCTGCTGCAACGGAGGGGGTTGTAGTCGGGGCGGAGGCAGTTGCATGgaagctgctgctgcagctgctgcctgCAGCACTGACCGAGTGACGATCTGGGCTTGCTGACTAGGCTGGATAGTAGCTGTACTGGTTTGGCCTAGTTGGATCCCCCGGGAGGTCACCACTGTGGCTGGGATAACGGTAACCATCCCTCCTTGGGACATAGTAATAGAAGAGGGCAACATCTGTTTGGTAATAATCAACTTGGTAATATTGGGCTGGCCTCCAGCCCCAGAAGATGCCTGGTTTGCCACATAGGATGAAAGAGTGGAATTAACAACAATGGAAGGAGACAGGGCAGGGGGCTCTGTTGAGGCTGCTGCTGGAGAGGCTGGGTCAGCAGTAGTCACAGGAGGTGGAGAAGGAGTCTGTGATGGGGGCGCTGGATCCAATTCCACTGTTTCCACAGTAGCCtaaaagaagaccaaaaaaaaaaaaaaatcaggagatttACTCTCTTCCCTAGGACATACTCACTCTAATCACCTCCCAAGAAAAGATACATCACAgattgggggggggcgggggggacgaagagaaagaaagaaaaaagagca from Eschrichtius robustus isolate mEscRob2 chromosome 1, mEscRob2.pri, whole genome shotgun sequence includes:
- the TOX4 gene encoding TOX high mobility group box family member 4, with the translated sequence MEFPGGNDNYLTITGPSHPFLSGAETFHTPSLGDEEFEIPPISLDSDPSLAVSDVVGHFDDLADPSSSQDGSFSAQYGVQTLDMPVGMTHGLMEQGGGLLSGGLTMDLDHSIGTQYSANPPVTIDVPMTDMTSGLMGHSQLTTIDQSELSSQLGLSLGGGTILPPAQSPEDRLSTTPSPTSSLHEDGVEEFRRQLPSQKTVVVEAGKKQKAPKKRKKKDPNEPQKPVSAYALFFRDTQAAIKGQNPNATFGEVSKIVASMWDSLGEEQKQVYKRKTEAAKKEYLKALAAYKDSQECQATVETVELDPAPPSQTPSPPPVTTADPASPAAASTEPPALSPSIVVNSTLSSYVANQASSGAGGQPNITKLIITKQMLPSSITMSQGGMVTVIPATVVTSRGIQLGQTSTATIQPSQQAQIVTRSVLQAAAAAAASMQLPPPRLQPPPLQQMPQPPTQQQVAILQQPPPLQAMQQPPPQKFRINLQQQPPPLQVKLVPPPTLKMQTTLVPPPVERSPERPVNSSPETHTVEETSPETICEMITDVVPEVESPSQMDVELVSGSPVTLSPQPRCVRSGCENPPVVSKDWDNEYCSNECVVKHCRDVFLAWVASRNSNTVVFVK